ACCAGGGTCGGTGCCGAACCGCGATCCGCCAGCGCCACTTTAAGGGCCAGCAGGAAGCGGGACAATTCGCCGCCCGATGCCACTTTCATGATCGGCCCCGGCCGTGTGCCCGGATTGGTCTGAACGTGGAATTCCACCGTATCGATGCCGTCGGCCGTCGCCTGCTCGGGATCGGAAGTTACCTCGACGGTAAACCGCGCCCGCTCCAGCTTCAGCGCCGGAAGTTCGGCCATGACAGCCCCCGATAGCGCCTCCGCCGCATTGCGGCGCTTTTCGGAAAGCGACCGGGCGGCCCGGTCGAAATCAGCCTTCACGATGCCGAGATTGGCCTCGAGCTTGCCGAGCTTTTCTTCGCCGGCATCGAGATCGGCGAGATCCGTCACCATTTTTTCGGCAAGCGCCGGCAGGTCAGGCACGGCAACATTATATTTGCGGCCGGCAGCGCGCAGCGCGAACAATCGTTCCTCCACCCGCTCCAGCTCACGCGGATCGAATTCGGTGCGGCGCAACGCCGCCTCCACTTCCATCTGCGCATTGGAAAGACTGTCCAGCGCAGCATCCAGCAACTGTACGGTATCTTCCAGCAGGCCGGGCGCTTCGTGGCTCTTGCGCTCCAGTCGGCGCATCATCGAGGCGATGACAGGCACGGGCGACGCATTACCGTTCAGGAATTCGCTGGCTTCGGCGATATCACCGGCAATGCGTTCGGATTTCTGCATCACCGCCCGGCGCTCGGCCAGTTCGTCCTCTTCGCCGTCGCGCGGCGAAAGTGTTTCCAGCTCCTCGACGGAAGACCGCAGATAATCCGCCTCGCGCGCCGCCGCCTCCACCTTGGCCCGGTGCGTCTTCAGAGCACGGTCGGCATCCTTCCAGGTACGGTAGAGGCCCTGAACGCTGCGCGCCTCATCACTAAGTCCCGCAAAGGCATCGAGCAGCGTGCGATGGGCGTCGGTATCGACAAGGGCGCGGTCGTCATGCTGACCATGGATTTCGACCAGCATCTGCCCAAGCTGGCGCATCATCTGCACGCTCACGGCCTGATCGTTGACATAGGCCTTGGTGCGCCCGTCAGCCGATTGCACGCGCCGGAAAATAAGGTCGCCATCGTCATCAAGGCCGTTTTCGCGCAGGAGAAGCCGGGTGGGATGATCGTTCGGGACTTCGAAAGCGGCGGTCACCTGCCCCTTGTCTTCGCCATGGCGCACAAGGCCGCCATCACCACGACCACCAAGCGCAAGCGAAAGACTGTCAAGCAGGATGGATTTGCCGGCACCCGTCTCGCCCGTCAACACGGAAAGGCCCGCCTCAAAACTGAGGTCGAGCCTTTCAATCAGAACGATGTCGCGTATGGAGAGCTGGACCAGCATGGCCTATGCCCCGTCTCAGGCGCCGATGAGCTTCTTGCCGGCGCGCGAAATCCAGGACCCCTTGTTTTCTCGCGGCTCCAGGCCTTGGCCCTTCAGCAGCTTGTAGGAATCTGCATACCATTGGCTGTCGGGATAGTTGTTGCCGAGAACGGCGGCCGCGGTCTGCGCTTCATCCACCAGGCCCATGGCGTAATAGGCTTCGGTCAGACGCGCCAGCGCTTCCTCGATCTGGTTGGTGTTCTGGTACTGCTCGACGACGATGCGGAAGCGCGAAACGGCGGCGAGATATTCCTTGCGCTCAAGGTAATAACGACCGACCTGCATTTCACGGCCGGCGAGCTGGTCGCGGGCGAAACGAATCTTGGCCTGTGCATCGGCGACATATTCCGAAGACGGATAGTCGTTCACGACCTTGTTCATCGCTTCGATCGTCCGCTGCGCGGCGCGCTGATCCTGCGTCACGTCGGAAATCTGCTTCGAATAGGCAAGGCCGATCATGTACTGAACATAGGCGGCATCCTTGGAGCGCGGATACTGACGCAGGAAACGGCTGCCGGACGTGATGGCCACATCGTTCTTGTTGGTGCGCGTGGCAATGAATGTCTGCATGACAAGCGCCTTCTGGCCCCACTCGGTGAAGGGGTACTGCTTGTCGATCGCCTCGAACTTGCGTGAGGCTTCCGTCATGTTGCCGGCGTTCATGTTGGCAAGCCCCTGCTTGTACAGAACGTCAGGCGGATCGGTCTCGACGCCGAGCTTGGTAATGTCGATATCCGGATCGGACTGGCAGGCCGTGACGACGACACTTGCGCCGACCAACATCAACGAAACGGCGATCCCCCGCATCGTACCCTTCATTGCACCAGACCCTACATGCTTCATTCGACAGTTCCCACTTCCCGCGCAAATACATAAGCATCGGCTTTGCACTGGCGTTCTAGCCATAAAAGCATCCGCAGGGCAACGCAATGATGACGCATTAACGCATTTTTATGGCATCGGCCCATGCAATCGCACGATTATCGGGCGATAACATGCAACTTCCTGCCCCGCCTCACAAAAAAGCCGCCCCAAGGGGAGCGGCTTTTTCTGTCAATTGATAGCCTGCAAACAAACTTACGCAGACCAGGGTGCAAATTCCGGCATGTTGACCGCCACGAATTCGCGGGCGCGCACCTGATTGCGGGCAGCCGGCGCTTCGACGATCTCATAGGCCGAAGGATCGCTCAGCAGCGCCTTCAGCGCATTCGCGTTGACCTTGTGGCCACCACGATAGGAGCGGTAGCAGCCGATGAACTGCGCACCGGCAAGTGCCAGGTCACCCACGGCGTCCAGCGTCTTGTGACGAACGAATTCGTCCTTGGCGTAACGCAGGCCTTCCATGTTGATGACGCTGTTGTCGTCGGAGATGACGACCGAATTCTCAAGCGAGGAACCGAGCGCATAACCCGCGGCCCACAGACGCTCCACGTCACGCATGAAGCCGAAAGTGCGGGCACGCGACAGTTCGTTCTTGAACGTCTCTGCCGTCAGATCACCCTTCCAGGACTGCCTGCCGATCAGCGGCGTGTCGAAATCGATATCGACCTCGAAGCGTGTGCCGTCATAGGGGCGGAACTCAGCCCAGGACGCACCCGAATCGATGCGCACCGGCTTGGTGACGCGGATGTAACGGCGCTTCACACCGAGATTCTTGATGCCGACCGATTCGATCGCCTCGATGAAGGGAGCGGAACTGCCATCCATGATCGGCACTTCGGGACCGTCGACTTCAACGATGAGGTTGTCGAGGCCCATCGCGTAGATGGCAGCCATGACGTGTTCGATCGTCGCCACTGACTGGGATAGCGAACGGCCGAGCACCGTGCACAGATCGGTATTGCCGACATTGGCCGAAACGGCCTTCAACTCAGTGACGCTGCCATTGTCGTGAAGGCGCTGAAACAGAATGCCCGTTCCGGCTTCCGCGGGCTGGAACGTCATCGACACCGGGTTGCCGGAATGCACGCCAATGCCTTTAAGCTGAACAGCATGTGCGATAGTTGTCTGAAATCCGAGCAGTCCGATGGTCATGCGTCTATGCCTTGTTTTGCAAACCGCGCCGTCTGAACCAGCGCCGTTCAAGTTTTCAAGCCGGTTTTGGCAACCGGCCAAGTCCGTATTATCCCTTACCCAGGCTCATACATACGCACATGAAGGTGTCACGACAAATCACTGTTCGTTTCGGATTGTTACATGCACAAGCCTTTGAAAACGCAAATTAATTTAGTGTTAATAACGTAAAATAAACAAAACGCCCGGATCGTGAGATCCGGGCGTTTCGAAGAGCGTATGGAATCGCCTTTAGTTGGACTGGCGGCGCAGGAAGGCCGGGATTTCCAGCTGATCGTCGTCGTGATGGCTGGACGAGGAAGGCGTCGCACGGCCGTGATCGTCAAGCTGGCCACGACGCGGTGCGTAGAGGCTGGCTTCCGGCGAAAGCGGCGCGCGGCGCTGCGGCGCCATGCTCGGCGCATCCATCATGTCGGAGGGAACTTCTTCCTCTTCGCGGCGACCAAGCGAGTTGGTGATGCGCTTCAGAAGACCCATCGGGCCACGCTCTTCCTGTGCAACCGGAGTAGCGCGATCACGGTGATCCATCTCGGCCTTCACGACCGGCGGGAAGTCTTCGACCTTCGGCATGCGTACCGGCTCTGGCTGGCGGGCAACCGGAGCAGGCTCCTGGTAGACTGGTGCCTGCGGCTGCTGCATGCGCGGCGCCGGAACGGCAACCTGTTCCGGAGCGTGGTAGACCGGTGCCTGAGCAACCGGCGCCGGAGCAGCCTGCTGAACCGGCTGGGCCGGACGAAGAGCCGCCGGCGCTTCAGCCGGGGACGATGCGAACAGCTTGCTCTGCGGACGGAAGTCCTGAGAAGGCTGCTGGTGGGCGGCAAAACCAAGTTCGCGTTCCATTTCAGCTTCCGCCGAACGGATGGTCTGGGCGATCTGGTCTACGGTCTTTGGTGCCTGCGATACTGCATGTGCAGGCTGAACTGCGGCCGGAGCGGGAGCAACGGCCGCGGAAGGACGGATAAGCGGCTTGGCGGCAGCTGCGCGCATTTCGGCAATGTTCTGTTCGCCGATGCCCGCAACGCGGTCGATGCCGGTGGCGACGACGGAAACGCGGATGAGGCCTTCCAGAGCTTCGTCGAAGGTTGCGCCGAGGATGATGTTGGCATCCGGATCGACTTCTTCGCGGATACGGGTCGCCGCTTCGTCGACTTCGAACAGGGTAAGGTCGCGACCGCCGGTAATGGAGATCAGCAGGCCCTGTGCGCCCTTCATCGAGGTTTCGTCGAGCAGCGGGTTGGCAATTGCCGCTTCCGCAGCCTGCATTGCGCGGCCCGGACCCGAAGCCTCGCCGGTGCCCATCATTGCGCGGCCCATTTCACGCATGACCGAACGGACGTCGGCGAAGTCGAGGTTGATGAGACCTTCCTTCACCATCAGATCGGTGATGCAGGCAACGCCGGAATAGAGAACCTGGTCAGCCATGGCGAAGGCGTCGGCGAAGGTCGTCTTGTCGTTGGCAATGCGGAAGAGGTTCTGGTTCGGAATGACGATCAGCGTATCGACGGACTTCTGCAGTTCCTCGATGCCCTGTTCGGCCAGACGCATGCGGCGGCCGCCTTCGAAGTGGAAAGGCTTGGTGACGACGCCGACTGTCAGGATACCCTTGTTGCGGGCAGCCTGTGCGACGACGGGTGCAGCACCGGTGCCGGTGCCGCCGCCCATGCCGGCGGTGACGAAGCACATGTGGGTGCCGTTCAGGTGATCGATGATCTCGTCGATGCATTCTTCAGCGGCAGCGCGGCCGACTTCCGGCTGGGAACCGGCGCCGAGACCTTCGGTGACGTTGACGCCGAGCTGGATGACCCGATCTGCCTTCGTCATGGTCAGAGCCTGCGCATCCGTGTTGGCGACGACGAAGTCGACGCCCTGGAGGCCAGCCGTGATCATGTTGTTGACAGCGTTACCGCCACCGCCACCAACACCGAAAACGGTAATGCGTGGCTTCAGCTCGGTGATATCAGGCTTTTGCAGCTGTATCGTCATTTTACCATTCCTTCTTTCTCTGGCCGCATCGCCCCGCTGGCCGATTCTTGAAAACTCAACTCTGAAACCTCCGGCTTACGCCACGAGGCCACTCAAAAACTTTCTTTCAGCCATTGCCCAACCCGGGCTATCCGGCCGCTACCGTTGCCAAACGGCGAAAACATTCCGCCTTGCGCCGCATGAATTTCGATGTCCGCCACCTGCGGATAGATCATCAGTCCGCAGGCGGTTGAAAATGCCGGTCCCTTGGCCGCTACCGGAAGACCGGCCACGCCCATGGGGCGGCCAATACGAACGTTGCGGGCGAGAATGCGCCGTGCCGTTTCCGGCAGTCCCGTCAGCTGGCTTGCGCCGCCAGTCAGGACAACGCGTTTGCCGACGATGGGGCTGAAGCCGGACTTCTGGATACGATCACGGATCAATTCCAGCGTCTCTTCGATACGCGCCCGCACGATGCGGGTAACAAGTGCTCTTGAAACTTGCGATGGTTGATCGCGATCATCTTCGCCAATCGGCGGGATCGAAATCATGTCGCGCTCATCCGCGCCATTCAGCAAAGCCGAACCATGCACCACCTTCAGTCTCTCCGCATCTTCGATTCGTGTCGAGAGGCCTCGTGCAAGATCTGTCGTGACGTGATGGCCGCCAAGGCCGATCGCGTCGGTGTGGATGAGGCGGCCCTCAGCAAAAACCGAGATCGTCGTGGTGCCGCCGCCCATGTCGATGGCTGCACAGCCAAGCTCGACTTCATCGTCGACGAGCGCCGCAAGACCGCTGGCATAAGGCGTCGCCACCATGCCTTCGACCGAAAGATGCGCGCGATTGACGCAAAGCTCGAGGTTCTTCAACGCCGTGCGTTCGACCGTCACCACATGCATGTCGACACCGAGAAGATCGCCATACATCGATAGCGGATCACGGATGCCGCGCTCTCCATCCAGCGAATAACCCGTCGGCAGCGAATGCAGGATCGCCCGGTCCTGGCGCATGGACTGCTGGCTTGCCGCCACCAGAACCTTGCGCAGGTCGCTTGCTTCCACTTCCTGGCCACCGAGATCGATGCTCGCGGTATAGATGTCGCTTGCCAGCCGTCCGGCCGAAACATTAACGATCAGGCTGTCGACGGTCAGGCCCGCCATGCGCTCGGCCGCATCGACCGAAAGACGAATCACGCCTTCGAGTGCGTCGAGATCGGCGATCACGCCGGATTTCACGCCGCGCGAGCGCTGATGGCCGATGCCGATGATTTCGACCTTGTGGGTACGGCCCGGCAGGATTTCGCTTTCCTGACGCGGTGTCAGCCGGCCGATCATGCAGACGACCTTGGTCGAGCCGATGTCGAGTACGGAGACGATGTGGCTGCGCTTGGAAGAAAGCGGCTTCAGACGAGGCAGGCCGAAATGGGAAGAACCAAAAAAGCTCATGTGTTCTTCTCCGCTTTCTTGAGAGCCTTGGTGCGCGCATCTACCGCGGTCTGACGGCGTTCGGCAGCACCTTCGGTCAACTGGATAGTGGTGCGGTCCGTCAGTCTGAGGTCCACCGCTGCGACATCGCGCGACAGCACCTTTTCCTCGAGATCGAGCCGCGCCAGCAATTGCAGCGCCTGCGGCAGGTTTTCTTCTGGCAGCTTGACGACGATACCGTTATCGAGATGCAGATCCCAGCGGCGACCGGCAATGCGCACATAGGCGCGAACGCGGTTGCGGATTTCCGGCCAGTCGGCCAGTTGCGCGACGAAACCGGCAGCACCCGTTTCCGCGTCGCGTCCGACGAACAGCGGCAGGGCGGCAAATTTATTGTCACGCAGCGGCGCGATGACACTGCCGCTTTTTTCGATCAGCGACAGTTCCGTGCCGTGCTGCCAGATGCCGAAGGCCTGGCGTTCCTTCAGGCGAACTTCCACCGTCTTCGGATAGACCTTGCGGATATCGACATCTTCCACCCAGGGAAGCTGGACGAGCTTGCGGCGTGCCGCATCGATATCAAGCGCAATCAGCGAGGTGCTGCCGTCGAGGCCGAGAAGCTGGAAGACTTCGATTTCCGAAGTCTGCAGATTGCCGGAGACCTTGACGTCCTCAACCGCGAAACCGGCGGCCGAGGTCGTCGTCTGGGTGACGATATTCGTATGGCCGCCGAGCGACATGCCGTAAAGCCCGATCATCGCGTAAAAGGCGACGGCCGAAATCGTGCCGGTATGGGCGGGAATATGAATGCGTCCGGTCGCAAGGCTGACACCGAAACGCACGAAGCGACGCAGAGGACGCGGCAGCACCCTGCGATCGTCGGCATTGGCCGTCGCCGCGTATTGCTCGCGCTTTTTTGCCGTCGACTTTTTGCCGGTCACCGCAAACACGAAGCGTCCTCCACCATCCAGCTGACAAGGTCACCAAAGGAGCGGCCAGCATGGGCCGCCATTTCCGGCACCAGGGAGGTCGGCGTCATGCCCGGCTGCGTATTCACTTCAAGCCAGATAACTTCGCCATCTTCTGAGAAGCGGTCGTCGTAACGAAAGTCTGAACGGCTTACGCCACGGCACCCGATCGCCTGATGCGCCATAACCGCCAATGTTTGAATCTTTTGGTAAATTTTCGGTGAAATTCCTGCGGGAATGACATGTTTCGAGCCACCAGCAGCGTATTTCGCATCATAATCATAGAAATTGTGACCCAGCGGCACCACTTCGGTGACGCCCAGCGCCTCGCCGTCGAGCACGCCACAGGTCAGTTCGCGCCCATGAATGTAGCGCTCGACCATCACCTGGTTGCCGAAAGGCCATTCCGACGAGGTGAGAATCTGCGGCGGATGCGACTGGTCTTCCTTGACGATGACGACCCCGAAGCTCGAACCTTCGCGCACCGGCTTCACCACATAGGGCGGCTGCAGCGGATGTTCGCTGGTGAAATCGAAGCGGTTCATGACGCGCTCGCCAGCAACCGGGATGCCAGCGGCGGCGGCAACCTTCTTGGCCTGCGCCTTATCCATGGCAAGGGCGGACGCCAGCACGCCGGAATGTGTATAGGGAATGGCCAGATATTCGAGGATACCCTGAATGGTGCCGTCCTCGCCGAAGGGGCCATGCAGGGCGTTGAAGGCGACATCCGGGCGCAGCTCATCGAGTACGGCGGCGACATCGCGCCCCACATCAACACGGGTGACCTTGTAGCCTTCGCCTTCGAGCGCAAGCGCGCAGGCGTTGCCCGACGAGAGACTGACCGGCCGCTCCGACGAAAATCCACCCAAAAGAACAGCTACGTGCTTGCCGCCCATCGAACCCTCTGACACCAACTCTCCATTACGAACCATGTCCAAACCGACCGAATGAAACGGACGGTGATTCTGGCACATGATCCTTGAGATCAGTTAAACGCCATTAAGGTTAATGAATCGTTTACTTTCGTTAACCGCCGCGTCCAACATGCCGAGTTCCGTTAAAGAATCAGCATCAATCCCGATTACCTCCTTGGAATCAGAGAGTTGTACGGATTGCAACATGCAGGTTTTCAATGATCGGAAATAAAACCGCCCTGGCGGGTTCGCCACTTCGCGATGAAGGCAAGGTCGAAACGTTAACAGACGGGCTTATTCCCCAGACAAAATTATCTGGCGTTTCAGCATTTTAAATCCGCGGCCTGAATCAGTCTCTCAATCGCAGCACCGTGACCGGCAGTGCATTGCGAGGCCTGCGGTGTTCAACAATCACATTATTTGCATTATTTCTTTTTTAGCATTCCATAGGAACAAAAATTGCGTTAACGCAGTCCCTGCCTTCCAAGGCATGACATTCCAATCATCTGAAATGGAACCCAAACCATGACTGACGCGGTATCTCGGGTATCGTCGACAGCTGGCAATTCGAACGCTGTAAAGACAAATTCGCCTGCACGAGTTCTCACTGCCAGCCTGGTCGGCACGACCATCGAGTTTTTCGATTTTTACGTTTACGCCACGGCCGCGGTGCTCGTGTTCCCGGCCCTGTTCTTCCCGAACAGCGACCCGACGACGGCGCTTCTGGCATCCTTTGCCACCTTCTCCATCGCCTTTTTCGCCCGCCCGCTCGGCGCGGTGGTTTTCGGCCATTATGGTGATCGCGTTGGCCGCAAGGCGACGCTTGTCGCAGCTCTGCTCACCATGGGCGTGTCGACGGTCGTGATCGGCCTTCTGCCGACCTATGAGACGGCCGGCGTTCTGGCGCCGCTGCTTTTGGCGCTTTGCCGCTTCGGCCAGGGTTTTGGCCTTGGCGGAGAATGGGGCGGCGCAGTCTTGCTCGCCACGGAAAATGCCCCGCCCGGTAAACGCAGCTGGTACGGCATGTTCCCGCAGCTCGGAGCACCCGTCGGTCTCTTCCTCTCCTCCGGCGTCTTTTGGATTCTGCTGCACTTCATGTCGCAGGAAGCGCTCCTGAGCTGGGGCTGGCGCATCCCCTTCGTCGCCTCGATCATTCTGATCGCTGTCGGCATGTGGGTTCGCCTGTCGATCACCGAAACGCCCGACTTCCAGAAAGCGATCGAAAAGGAAGAACGTGTGGCCGTGCCGATTGCGGAACTGTTCCGCAGCCACAAGCGCAGCCTCGTGCTCGGCACCTTCGTGGCGCTGGCCACCTTCGTGCTGTTCTATATCGGCACCGCCTATCTTCTGTCCTACAACGTCAAGGTTCTGAAAATTCCGTTCCTTGATGCACTGGAAGTGCAAATCCTCGGCTCCATCGTCTTCGGTATCTTCATCCCGGTCGCCGGCAAGCTCGCCGAGAAATTCGGCCGTCGTGAAGTCCTGATCGTGACGACGATACTGATCGGCCTGTTCTCCTTCCTGCTCCCCAGCCTGATGACTGGCGGCGAAGGCTCGATCTTCGTCTTCGCGGCTCTGGCGATGATGCTGATGGGCATGACCTACGGCCTGATCGGCACGGCGCTCGCCGCCCCCTTCCCGACCCGCGTGCGTTACACCGGCTCGTCCATCACCTTCAACATGGCCGGTATCTTCGGCGCATCGCTGGCGCCTTACATCGCCACATGGCTGCAGGTGAATTACGGCATGGGTTATGTGGGTTACTACCTCTGCATCTCCGCCCTCATCACGCTGGCCTGCATTTTTCTGTCCCGCAAGGACGAAGTCTGATCTGAGACCATCGACGTCAAAAAGCCCGCGAAACCTTCGTTTCGCGGGCTTTTCCTTGTCTATTTCTGCTTAAGCCACTGCCTGGCGCCGCTCGACATGACCGCTCATGCAAACGCGATTGCGTCCTCCGCCCTTGGCCCGATAAAGCGCGAGATCGGCATTGTGCATGACCTTGTCGAAGATTTCGGCGTCGCCGCGAAAGGCGACGCCAATTGAAATCGTCACCGTAATTCGCAGATCCTGATACGCCACCGGCGTCGTCTCGATCGCCGCACGAACCCTTTCGCACATCTGCAGAAACGCGAGCGGGCTGGTTTCCTGCACGACGACGAACTCCTCGCCACCCAGGCGGGCGACATGCGCGGGAGGATCGAAATGCTCCTTTATCCGGCGGGCGACGCTTGCGATGACGAGGTCACCAACAAGATGGCTGTACCCGTCGTTCACCGCTTTGAAATGATCGATGTCCAAAAAGGCAACACAATAGTCGCTGCCAAGTTCGGCGCATGCCGCATAAAGGCCTAGCCGGTTGCTAAGGCCAGTCAGCGCGTCCGTATGGCTCAGGTGCAGGAAGCGTTCGTGGGACTGCACGAGAATTTGCACTTCCCTCGCATTCAGCCAGCAGACCAGCAACGTCACCGTAAAGGCGACAGCCCCGCCGAGCGTCACGCTTAACATGATCCCGTTGAAGAGATCGGTCACGAGCCCGAACTGCGCGAGAAGCGTCAGGCCACCCGTGCACATCACGATGACAATGAGCGTCACGAGACAAGCGATACGAACGGAGAATTCAAGAGGCCCCAGCCGCCGGCGACCCGCCTGCGTAGCGACCGAAAAACTCATCATCTCGATCGGTTTTTTCCAAAGACCCAACATCATGCTCAGAGTGCCTAAATCACGTAATGCCGTTGGTATTTGCAAATAAAGAAAGATTTAATATTTAAGGAGCGGGGCGTTACTTCGCCCACTCACGTATTTGTCGCCAAGATTATGGCAAAAATCGTTGATCGACCGTTACGATAAACGCAACGGTCTTATCAACACTCGTATTTTCTTTCAGTATAGAAGCGCGATCAAGGCTTACGCCCCGAGGAACGGCTCCACTTCACGGCCCGGCATGAAGAGGCCAAGGCGCTTGATTTCCCATTCCAGCCGGATGCCCGATTTCTCGAACACGCGCCTGCGGATGGTCTCGCCCAGATATTCCAGATCGTAGCCGGTCGCATGGCCGGTATTGATCATGAAATTGCAATGCAGCGACGACATTTGCGCGCCGCCGATGACCAGACCGCGGCCACCCGCCTCGTCGATCAGTTCCCAGGCGGAATGACCTTCAGGGTTCTTGAAGGTGGAACCACCGGTCTGTTCGCGGATCGGCTGCACGGTCTCGCGGTGATGCCGCACAGCGTCCATATCCGCCCGGATCTTTGCCTTGTCTTCCGGATAACCCTCAAACAGCGCCCCGGTGAAGATCAGGCCGGCATCGGCGCCGGAATGGCGATAGCTGTAGCCCATATCCGCATTGGAAAGCACATGTTGGTTGCCCTGACGGTCGACCGCATAGACCTCAACGACACGCTCACGCGTTTCACCGCCATTGGCGCCGGCATTCATGCGCAGCGCACCACCGATGGAGCCGGGAATGCCGTAATAGAAGTGGAAACCGCCAATGCCATTATCCATGGCCATGGCGGCAATGTGCTTGTCCGGGCAGATCGCACCGGCCTTGATGCGGTTTTCGTCCGCAAGCTCCACCGAGCCGAAGCCTTTGGCGGACAGACGCACGACAACGCCCGGAATGCCGCCATCACGCACCAGCAGGTTCGAGCCAACGCCGACCACGGTCAACGGCACGTCTTCCGGCAGAATTTTCAGGAAGGCGATCAGATCGTCGGTATCGTGCGGCTGGAACATCACCTCCGCAAGACCGCCGGCTCTGAACCACGTCACGCGGTCCATGGGCGCATCCGGTGTCAGACGTCCCCGCAATTCATTTACCCCGTCGCCGAGCCTCCCCAGCAATTTAACCCCATCGACCTGTCTCATTCAGACTTTCCTGATATGCTCTTCAATTCCGAAGGCAGCGCGGCTGCCCATTGTGTGATATTTCCAGCCCCCAAGAGAACCACAAAATCACCCGGATTCGCAATGGCTGCGACCTGCGACGCAAGGTCCTCCCGTTTTTCG
This window of the Agrobacterium fabrum str. C58 genome carries:
- a CDS encoding MFS transporter encodes the protein MTDAVSRVSSTAGNSNAVKTNSPARVLTASLVGTTIEFFDFYVYATAAVLVFPALFFPNSDPTTALLASFATFSIAFFARPLGAVVFGHYGDRVGRKATLVAALLTMGVSTVVIGLLPTYETAGVLAPLLLALCRFGQGFGLGGEWGGAVLLATENAPPGKRSWYGMFPQLGAPVGLFLSSGVFWILLHFMSQEALLSWGWRIPFVASIILIAVGMWVRLSITETPDFQKAIEKEERVAVPIAELFRSHKRSLVLGTFVALATFVLFYIGTAYLLSYNVKVLKIPFLDALEVQILGSIVFGIFIPVAGKLAEKFGRREVLIVTTILIGLFSFLLPSLMTGGEGSIFVFAALAMMLMGMTYGLIGTALAAPFPTRVRYTGSSITFNMAGIFGASLAPYIATWLQVNYGMGYVGYYLCISALITLACIFLSRKDEV
- a CDS encoding GGDEF domain-containing protein; translated protein: MMLGLWKKPIEMMSFSVATQAGRRRLGPLEFSVRIACLVTLIVIVMCTGGLTLLAQFGLVTDLFNGIMLSVTLGGAVAFTVTLLVCWLNAREVQILVQSHERFLHLSHTDALTGLSNRLGLYAACAELGSDYCVAFLDIDHFKAVNDGYSHLVGDLVIASVARRIKEHFDPPAHVARLGGEEFVVVQETSPLAFLQMCERVRAAIETTPVAYQDLRITVTISIGVAFRGDAEIFDKVMHNADLALYRAKGGGRNRVCMSGHVERRQAVA
- the murB gene encoding UDP-N-acetylmuramate dehydrogenase — its product is MRQVDGVKLLGRLGDGVNELRGRLTPDAPMDRVTWFRAGGLAEVMFQPHDTDDLIAFLKILPEDVPLTVVGVGSNLLVRDGGIPGVVVRLSAKGFGSVELADENRIKAGAICPDKHIAAMAMDNGIGGFHFYYGIPGSIGGALRMNAGANGGETRERVVEVYAVDRQGNQHVLSNADMGYSYRHSGADAGLIFTGALFEGYPEDKAKIRADMDAVRHHRETVQPIREQTGGSTFKNPEGHSAWELIDEAGGRGLVIGGAQMSSLHCNFMINTGHATGYDLEYLGETIRRRVFEKSGIRLEWEIKRLGLFMPGREVEPFLGA